The following proteins come from a genomic window of Pseudomonas hygromyciniae:
- a CDS encoding DUF2388 domain-containing protein, whose amino-acid sequence MDLCKPLAIAFLASVSNLASAAENNNPFQGALMLTSVAPFVITSGATAGTSYIPELFKSSKSDALAFIGSDGQIRGAQFEQACRYYRSTYKPALMSDAQLALAIAAAG is encoded by the coding sequence ATGGATTTGTGCAAACCCCTGGCAATCGCCTTCCTGGCGTCGGTTAGCAATCTGGCTTCGGCCGCCGAGAACAATAACCCGTTCCAGGGGGCGCTCATGCTCACCTCGGTAGCGCCTTTCGTAATCACCTCGGGAGCCACCGCAGGAACGTCCTACATTCCAGAGCTTTTCAAATCATCCAAAAGTGATGCGTTGGCGTTCATTGGTTCCGATGGCCAGATCCGTGGTGCGCAGTTCGAGCAGGCGTGCAGGTATTACCGCTCGACCTACAAGCCTGCGCTGATGTCTGACGCGCAACTGGCCCTGGCAATCGCAGCGGCAGGCTGA
- a CDS encoding MrpH family fimbial adhesin: MYQIEEINTHVPFNSRRSTLKIFNRLLALLILIIATPYCLAAAYIDALTVRKDNWNTIAYAKVVWPNEDNQNIICHHASGCLLKPCMLDDLLAGCQSDMDRNSVQMSYGATLKEARDIWVKKYGIISKELRFKFADISLCVTLGVSDTRDINMKALPQVTCLNLPPVNVSCTITQQLDISYNTLVSDKVNNAEAYGNINILCDNWVNVRLLLAGPKVIDLGRAGRLTASLHTQGKNLADGYEFRGFGQTATLKITSVLHSGLQDAEPGSFAGQGVIVMQLF, from the coding sequence ATGTATCAAATTGAAGAGATCAACACGCACGTACCGTTCAATAGCCGGCGCTCCACTCTAAAGATATTCAACAGACTTTTAGCTCTGTTGATCTTAATTATAGCGACCCCATACTGCCTGGCCGCAGCGTACATAGACGCGCTAACCGTACGGAAAGACAACTGGAATACAATTGCCTATGCGAAAGTAGTGTGGCCTAATGAGGATAACCAAAACATAATATGCCATCATGCTTCAGGCTGCTTACTTAAGCCTTGCATGCTTGACGATTTACTGGCGGGATGCCAATCCGACATGGACAGAAACTCTGTACAGATGTCTTACGGCGCCACTCTGAAAGAGGCCAGAGATATATGGGTGAAAAAATACGGCATTATAAGTAAGGAACTTAGATTCAAATTCGCTGATATTTCATTATGCGTCACACTTGGAGTGTCAGACACCAGAGATATAAATATGAAAGCTTTGCCACAAGTAACATGCCTTAATCTGCCCCCAGTAAATGTTTCCTGCACTATTACTCAGCAATTAGATATTTCATACAATACGTTAGTGTCAGATAAAGTCAATAATGCAGAGGCTTACGGAAACATAAATATTTTGTGTGATAACTGGGTTAACGTAAGACTACTACTAGCGGGCCCGAAAGTTATTGACTTAGGAAGAGCAGGCAGATTAACGGCCAGCCTGCATACTCAAGGCAAGAATCTGGCCGATGGTTATGAGTTCCGAGGATTTGGGCAAACGGCTACCCTAAAAATAACTTCAGTTCTACATTCCGGCCTGCAAGATGCTGAGCCGGGAAGCTTTGCAGGTCAAGGCGTCATCGTCATGCAGTTATTTTAG
- a CDS encoding MerR family transcriptional regulator, whose translation MLEPSHNDELPVIPGKRYFTIGEVSELCAVKPHVLRYWEQEFPQLNPVKRTGNRRYYQRQDVLMIRQIRALLYDQGFTISGARQRMSGDEAKDDTTQYKQLIRQMISELEDVLVVLKK comes from the coding sequence ATGCTGGAACCAAGTCATAACGACGAGCTACCCGTCATCCCAGGCAAACGCTACTTCACCATCGGTGAAGTCAGCGAGCTGTGTGCGGTAAAACCGCACGTGCTGCGCTATTGGGAGCAGGAGTTTCCTCAACTCAACCCCGTCAAACGTACTGGGAACCGTCGGTATTATCAGCGCCAGGATGTGCTGATGATCCGACAGATCCGCGCGTTGCTGTACGACCAAGGGTTCACCATCAGCGGCGCACGTCAGCGTATGTCCGGTGATGAAGCCAAAGACGACACCACCCAATACAAGCAACTGATCCGCCAGATGATCTCCGAACTGGAAGATGTGCTGGTTGTTTTGAAGAAGTGA
- the ihfA gene encoding integration host factor subunit alpha encodes MGALTKAEMAERLYEELGLNKREAKELVELFFEEIRHALEDNEQVKLSGFGNFDLRDKRQRPGRNPKTGEEIPITARRVVTFRPGQKLKARVEAYAGTKS; translated from the coding sequence ATGGGGGCTTTGACGAAAGCTGAGATGGCGGAACGTCTGTACGAAGAGTTGGGTCTGAACAAGCGCGAGGCCAAGGAATTGGTCGAGCTGTTTTTTGAAGAAATCAGGCACGCTCTGGAAGACAACGAACAGGTCAAATTGTCCGGTTTCGGCAATTTTGACCTGCGGGACAAACGCCAGCGGCCTGGCCGCAATCCAAAAACGGGAGAAGAAATCCCGATCACGGCTCGCCGTGTGGTCACCTTTCGTCCAGGGCAGAAGTTGAAGGCCCGAGTTGAGGCTTATGCTGGAACCAAGTCATAA
- the pheT gene encoding phenylalanine--tRNA ligase subunit beta, with product MKFSEQWLRGWVSPQVNRDELVARLSMAGLEVDSVTPAAGVFSGVVVGEVLSTEQHPDADKLRVCQVSNGAETFQVVCGAPNVRPGLKIPFAMIGAELPGDFKIKKAKLRGVESNGMLCSQAELQVGEGNDGLMELPTDAPVGQDIRVYLDLEDASIEVDLTPNRGDCLSLAGLAREVGALYNAPVTRPVVAAVPAVHDEVRQIEVLAPHACPRYLGRVIRNVDLSKPTPLWMVERLRRGDVRSIDAAVDITNYVMLELGQPLHAFDLAEINGGIRVRMAEEGEKLVLLDGQEVTLRSDTLVIADHSRALAIAGVMGGEHSGVSATTRDVFLESAFFDQIAVAGKARSYGLHTDASHRYERGVDWQLAREAMERATGLLLEITGGEAGPIIEAVSEQHLPSIAPVTLRAQRVEQMLGLVIEEAEIVRLLTGLGLGISADGAGQWRVEVPSHRFDISLEVDLIEELARLYGYNRLPVRYPQARLAPQPKAEARAHLPELRRLLVARGYQEAVTYSFIDPKQFELFNPGVEPLLLANPISNDMAAMRSSLWPGLVKALSHNLNRQQDRVRMFESGLRFVGQLDGLKQEPMLAGVVCGSRLPEGWAQGRDPVDFFDVKADVEAVLGFAGALDAFTFVPGSHPALHPGQTARIEREGRLVGFVGAIHPELSKTLGLDRPVFVFELVLAEVASGKMPKFSELSRFPEVRRDLALVADRDVAASAVLEVIRENAGEWLTDLRLFDVYQGKGIDPHRKSLAVGLTWQHPSRTLNDDEVNTTTQNILTSLEQRLNATLRK from the coding sequence ATGAAATTCAGTGAACAATGGCTGCGTGGCTGGGTAAGCCCGCAGGTAAATCGCGATGAGCTGGTTGCTCGTTTGTCGATGGCCGGCCTTGAGGTCGATAGCGTTACGCCGGCCGCCGGTGTTTTCAGTGGCGTGGTGGTGGGCGAGGTGCTGAGCACCGAGCAGCATCCGGACGCCGACAAGTTGCGTGTGTGCCAGGTCAGCAATGGGGCGGAAACCTTCCAGGTCGTGTGCGGAGCGCCAAACGTGCGCCCGGGCCTGAAGATTCCGTTCGCGATGATCGGTGCCGAGCTGCCCGGTGATTTCAAAATCAAGAAAGCCAAGCTGCGGGGTGTCGAGTCCAACGGCATGCTGTGCTCCCAGGCGGAGTTGCAGGTTGGCGAAGGCAATGATGGCCTGATGGAACTGCCGACCGATGCGCCAGTGGGCCAGGACATTCGTGTCTACCTGGACCTGGAAGACGCCAGCATCGAGGTCGACCTGACCCCGAACCGTGGCGACTGCCTGTCCCTGGCCGGCCTGGCCCGTGAAGTGGGCGCGTTGTACAACGCTCCGGTCACGCGTCCAGTGGTTGCCGCTGTGCCTGCGGTGCACGATGAAGTACGCCAGATCGAAGTGCTGGCACCGCATGCGTGCCCACGTTATCTGGGCCGTGTGATCCGTAATGTCGACCTGTCCAAGCCGACTCCGCTGTGGATGGTCGAGCGCCTGCGTCGCGGCGACGTGCGCAGCATCGATGCAGCCGTCGACATTACCAACTACGTGATGCTGGAGCTGGGTCAGCCGCTGCATGCCTTCGACCTTGCCGAAATCAACGGTGGGATTCGTGTGCGTATGGCCGAGGAGGGCGAAAAACTGGTCTTGCTCGACGGTCAGGAAGTCACCCTGCGTAGCGATACGCTGGTGATCGCCGACCACTCCCGCGCCCTGGCCATTGCCGGTGTGATGGGCGGTGAGCACAGTGGCGTATCCGCGACGACCCGTGATGTATTCCTGGAAAGCGCTTTCTTTGACCAGATCGCCGTGGCAGGCAAGGCTCGTTCCTACGGCCTGCACACCGATGCCTCGCACCGCTACGAGCGTGGCGTGGACTGGCAACTGGCCCGTGAAGCCATGGAGCGGGCCACCGGGCTGTTGCTGGAAATCACCGGTGGCGAAGCTGGCCCGATCATCGAGGCCGTCAGCGAGCAACACTTGCCTTCGATTGCACCGGTGACACTGCGCGCCCAGCGCGTCGAGCAAATGCTTGGGCTGGTGATTGAAGAAGCGGAAATCGTGCGTCTGCTGACCGGCCTTGGCCTGGGCATCAGCGCTGATGGGGCAGGGCAGTGGCGTGTAGAAGTGCCAAGCCATCGCTTCGATATCAGCCTTGAAGTCGACCTGATCGAAGAGCTAGCCCGCCTGTACGGCTACAACCGCCTGCCGGTTCGTTACCCGCAAGCGCGCCTGGCCCCGCAACCCAAGGCTGAAGCTCGTGCGCACCTGCCAGAGCTGCGCCGTCTGCTGGTCGCCCGTGGTTATCAAGAAGCCGTGACCTACAGCTTCATCGACCCCAAGCAATTCGAGCTGTTCAACCCGGGTGTCGAGCCGCTGTTGCTGGCCAACCCGATCTCCAACGACATGGCGGCCATGCGTTCGTCCCTTTGGCCAGGCCTGGTGAAAGCGCTTTCCCACAACCTGAACCGTCAGCAGGATCGTGTGCGCATGTTTGAAAGCGGCCTGCGCTTTGTCGGCCAATTGGATGGCCTGAAGCAAGAGCCGATGCTGGCCGGTGTGGTCTGCGGCAGCCGTCTGCCGGAAGGTTGGGCACAAGGTCGCGACCCTGTGGACTTCTTTGACGTCAAGGCCGATGTGGAAGCGGTCCTGGGCTTTGCCGGCGCGCTGGATGCCTTCACGTTTGTTCCCGGCAGCCACCCAGCGTTGCATCCAGGCCAGACTGCGCGTATCGAGCGCGAAGGTCGCCTGGTCGGTTTCGTTGGTGCTATCCACCCTGAACTGTCGAAAACCCTCGGTCTCGACCGTCCGGTCTTCGTCTTCGAGTTGGTATTGGCTGAAGTCGCTTCTGGCAAGATGCCAAAATTCAGCGAGCTGTCGCGTTTCCCGGAAGTACGTCGTGACCTGGCCCTGGTGGCGGATCGTGATGTAGCGGCCAGCGCCGTGCTGGAAGTAATCCGAGAAAATGCAGGCGAATGGCTGACGGACCTCAGGCTATTTGACGTCTATCAGGGTAAAGGCATTGATCCGCATAGAAAAAGCCTTGCAGTTGGCTTGACCTGGCAGCATCCATCGCGCACTCTTAATGACGATGAGGTGAATACCACGACGCAAAATATCCTCACCTCGCTCGAACAAAGGTTGAACGCCACGTTAAGGAAGTGA
- the pheS gene encoding phenylalanine--tRNA ligase subunit alpha, which produces MENLDALVAQALEAVQSAEDINALEQIRVHYLGKKGELTQVMKTLGNLPAEERPQVGALINVAKERVTEVLNARKALFEEADLAAKLAAESIDVTLPGRGQTSGGLHPVTRTLERIEQFFTHIGYGIAEGPEVEDDYHNFEALNIPGHHPARSMHDTFYFNANMLLRTHTSPVQVRTMESQQPPIRIVCPGRVYRSDSDITHSPMFHQVEGLLVDRDINFADLKGTIEEFLRVFFEKELAVRFRPSYFPFTEPSAEVDMECVMCSGKGCRVCKQTGWLEVMGCGMVHPNVLRMSGIDPEEFSGFAFGMGVERLAMLRYGVNDLRLFFDNDLRFLAQFR; this is translated from the coding sequence ATGGAAAACCTGGACGCGCTGGTCGCTCAAGCTCTTGAGGCTGTGCAAAGCGCTGAAGATATCAATGCCCTGGAGCAAATCCGGGTTCACTACCTTGGCAAAAAAGGTGAATTGACTCAGGTGATGAAGACCCTGGGCAATCTGCCGGCAGAAGAGCGCCCGCAAGTCGGTGCGCTGATCAACGTTGCCAAGGAGCGTGTCACAGAGGTTCTCAATGCGCGCAAGGCGTTGTTCGAGGAGGCCGATCTTGCGGCCAAGCTCGCCGCCGAGTCCATTGACGTGACCCTGCCTGGCCGCGGCCAGACCTCTGGCGGTCTGCATCCGGTTACCCGGACTCTGGAACGTATCGAGCAGTTCTTTACCCACATCGGCTACGGCATTGCCGAAGGCCCTGAGGTTGAAGACGACTATCACAACTTCGAGGCGCTCAACATCCCAGGCCATCACCCGGCCCGGTCGATGCACGACACCTTCTATTTCAATGCGAACATGTTGTTGCGCACCCATACCTCGCCGGTACAGGTCCGCACCATGGAATCGCAGCAGCCGCCGATCCGCATCGTCTGCCCTGGCCGTGTGTACCGTAGCGACTCCGATATCACCCACTCGCCGATGTTCCACCAGGTCGAAGGCCTGCTGGTTGATCGCGACATCAATTTCGCCGACCTCAAAGGCACCATCGAAGAATTCCTGCGGGTGTTCTTCGAAAAAGAGCTGGCGGTACGTTTCCGTCCGTCGTACTTCCCGTTCACCGAGCCTTCCGCTGAAGTCGACATGGAATGCGTGATGTGCAGCGGTAAAGGCTGCCGTGTCTGCAAGCAGACTGGCTGGCTGGAAGTCATGGGTTGCGGCATGGTTCACCCCAACGTGCTGCGCATGTCCGGGATCGACCCGGAAGAGTTCTCGGGCTTTGCCTTCGGCATGGGCGTTGAGCGTCTGGCCATGCTGCGTTACGGCGTGAACGACTTGCGCCTGTTCTTCGACAACGACTTGCGGTTCCTCGCGCAATTTCGCTAG
- the rplT gene encoding 50S ribosomal protein L20 → MARVKRGVIARKRHKKILKLAKGYYGARSRVFRVAKQAVIKAGQYAYRDRRQKKRQFRALWIARINAGARVNGLSYSRFIAGLKKASIEIDRKVLAELAVNEKAVFAAIVEKAKATLA, encoded by the coding sequence ATGGCTCGTGTAAAGCGTGGCGTCATTGCCCGTAAGCGTCACAAAAAAATTCTGAAACTCGCTAAAGGCTACTACGGCGCGCGTTCACGCGTATTCCGTGTTGCCAAGCAAGCGGTAATCAAGGCAGGCCAATACGCCTACCGTGACCGTCGTCAGAAAAAACGTCAGTTCCGCGCTCTGTGGATCGCCCGTATCAATGCTGGTGCTCGTGTTAACGGTCTGTCCTACAGCCGTTTCATCGCTGGCCTGAAAAAAGCGTCCATCGAAATCGACCGTAAGGTTCTGGCTGAACTGGCCGTGAACGAAAAAGCGGTGTTTGCTGCGATTGTCGAGAAAGCTAAAGCCACCTTGGCTTAA
- the rpmI gene encoding 50S ribosomal protein L35, with the protein MPKMKTKSGAAKRFLKTANGIKHKHAFKSHILTKMSTKRKRQLRGSSLLHPSDVAKVERMLRLR; encoded by the coding sequence ATGCCAAAGATGAAGACTAAAAGTGGTGCTGCTAAGCGGTTTCTGAAAACTGCTAACGGTATCAAGCACAAGCACGCTTTCAAGAGCCACATCCTGACCAAAATGTCGACCAAGCGTAAGCGTCAACTGCGCGGTAGCAGCTTGCTGCATCCGTCTGACGTGGCAAAAGTCGAGCGCATGCTGCGCCTTCGTTAA
- the infC gene encoding translation initiation factor IF-3, translating to MTIKREMRQDKRAAPKAPINENISAREVRLIGAEGEQLGIVSIEDALLKAEEAKLDLVEISADAVPPVCKLMDYGKSIFEKKKQIAAAKKNQKQIQVKEIKFRPGTEEGDYQVKLRNLVRFLSDGDRAKVSLRFRGREMAHQELGMELLKRVEADLLEYGSVEQHPKMEGRQLIMVIAPKKKK from the coding sequence ATTACTATTAAGCGTGAAATGAGACAAGATAAACGAGCTGCACCGAAAGCCCCGATCAACGAGAATATCTCGGCACGCGAGGTTCGGTTAATTGGGGCTGAGGGTGAGCAGCTTGGGATTGTGTCAATTGAAGACGCGCTTCTTAAGGCTGAAGAAGCCAAGCTCGATTTGGTGGAAATTTCCGCCGATGCTGTACCGCCTGTCTGCAAGCTGATGGACTACGGCAAATCGATCTTCGAAAAGAAGAAGCAGATTGCCGCAGCCAAGAAAAACCAGAAGCAGATCCAGGTTAAAGAAATCAAGTTTCGTCCAGGGACGGAGGAAGGGGATTACCAGGTAAAACTGCGCAACCTGGTACGTTTCCTGAGTGATGGGGACAGGGCCAAGGTATCCTTGCGATTCCGCGGCCGTGAGATGGCCCACCAGGAGCTGGGTATGGAACTCCTCAAGCGGGTTGAAGCTGACCTGCTGGAGTACGGTTCCGTCGAACAGCATCCTAAGATGGAAGGACGCCAGCTGATCATGGTCATCGCCCCGAAAAAGAAGAAGTAA
- the thrS gene encoding threonine--tRNA ligase: MPTITLPDGSQRTFEHSVSVAEVAASIGAGLAKATVAGKVDGKLVDASDLITSDASLQIITPKDQEGLEIIRHSCAHLIGHAVKQLYPTAKMVIGPVIEEGFYYDIAYERPFTPDDLAAIEQRMHALIEKDYDVIKKVTPRAEVIDVFTARGEDYKLRLVEDMPDEQAMGLYYHEEYVDMCRGPHVPNTRFLKSFKLTKLSGAYWRGDAKNEQLQRIYGTAWADKKQLAAYIQRIEEAEKRDHRKIGKRLNLFHLQEEAPGMVFWHPNGWTLYQVLEQYMRKVQRDNGYLEIKTPQVVDRSLWEKSGHWANYADNMFTTQSENRDYAIKPMNCPCHVQVFNQGLKSYRELPMRLAEFGACHRNEPSGALHGIMRVRGFTQDDAHIFCTEEQMQAESAAFIKLTMDVYRDFGFTEVEMKLSTRPEKRVGSDELWDRAEAALAAALDSAGLAYDLQPGEGAFYGPKIEFSLKDCLGRVWQCGTLQLDFNLPIRLGAEYVSEDNSRKHPVMLHRAILGSFERFVGILIEHYEGAFPAWLAPTQAVIMNITDKQAEFAAEVEKTLNESGFRAKSDLRNEKIGFKIREHTLLKVPYLLVIGDREVEMQTVAVRTREGADLGSMPVAQFAEFLAQAVSRRGRPDSE, encoded by the coding sequence ATGCCAACTATTACTCTTCCCGACGGCAGTCAACGTACATTCGAACATTCGGTTTCCGTAGCCGAGGTCGCCGCATCCATCGGTGCAGGCCTGGCCAAGGCCACCGTAGCCGGCAAGGTCGACGGCAAGCTGGTTGACGCCAGCGACCTGATCACCTCCGATGCCAGCCTGCAAATCATCACGCCCAAGGATCAAGAGGGGTTGGAGATCATTCGCCACTCTTGCGCGCACTTGATTGGCCATGCGGTCAAGCAACTGTATCCAACCGCGAAGATGGTGATCGGCCCGGTCATCGAAGAAGGCTTCTATTACGATATCGCCTACGAGCGTCCTTTTACTCCGGACGACCTGGCAGCCATCGAACAGCGCATGCATGCACTGATCGAGAAAGATTACGACGTCATCAAGAAAGTCACGCCGCGCGCCGAAGTGATCGACGTGTTTACCGCCCGTGGCGAGGACTACAAGCTGCGTCTGGTAGAAGACATGCCGGACGAGCAGGCCATGGGCCTGTATTACCACGAAGAATATGTCGATATGTGCCGTGGTCCGCACGTGCCGAACACGCGCTTCCTCAAGTCGTTCAAGCTGACCAAGTTGTCCGGTGCCTACTGGCGCGGTGACGCGAAGAACGAGCAGTTGCAACGGATCTACGGCACCGCCTGGGCTGACAAGAAGCAGTTGGCCGCCTACATACAGCGCATCGAAGAGGCCGAAAAGCGCGACCACCGCAAAATCGGTAAACGCTTGAACCTGTTTCACCTCCAGGAAGAAGCGCCGGGCATGGTGTTCTGGCACCCGAACGGCTGGACCCTGTACCAGGTACTTGAGCAGTACATGCGTAAGGTTCAGCGCGACAACGGTTACCTGGAGATCAAGACTCCCCAGGTTGTTGACCGCAGCCTGTGGGAGAAATCCGGGCATTGGGCCAACTACGCCGACAACATGTTCACCACCCAGTCGGAAAACCGCGACTACGCGATCAAGCCGATGAACTGTCCGTGCCATGTGCAGGTGTTCAACCAAGGCCTGAAGAGCTACCGCGAGTTGCCGATGCGCCTGGCCGAGTTCGGTGCTTGCCACCGTAACGAGCCATCGGGTGCGCTGCACGGCATCATGCGCGTGCGCGGCTTCACTCAGGATGACGCCCACATCTTCTGCACCGAAGAGCAGATGCAGGCTGAATCCGCCGCGTTCATCAAGTTGACCATGGACGTTTATCGCGATTTCGGCTTTACCGAAGTGGAAATGAAGTTGTCCACTCGTCCGGAAAAACGCGTCGGCTCCGACGAGTTGTGGGATCGCGCCGAAGCCGCACTGGCCGCAGCGCTAGACAGTGCGGGCCTTGCGTACGATCTGCAGCCGGGCGAAGGCGCCTTCTACGGTCCTAAGATCGAGTTCTCGCTGAAAGATTGCCTCGGTCGCGTCTGGCAGTGTGGTACCCTGCAGCTCGATTTTAACCTGCCGATCCGTCTGGGAGCCGAATACGTCTCCGAAGACAACAGCCGTAAACACCCGGTTATGTTGCACCGGGCGATCCTCGGCTCGTTCGAACGGTTCGTCGGGATCCTGATCGAGCACTACGAGGGCGCGTTCCCTGCGTGGCTGGCTCCGACCCAGGCAGTGATCATGAATATCACTGATAAACAGGCCGAATTTGCCGCTGAAGTGGAAAAAACACTCAACGAAAGCGGGTTTCGTGCCAAGTCCGACTTGAGAAATGAAAAGATCGGCTTTAAAATCCGCGAGCATACTTTGCTCAAGGTTCCCTATCTTTTGGTTATCGGAGATCGGGAAGTCGAGATGCAGACTGTCGCTGTGCGTACTCGTGAAGGTGCTGACCTGGGCTCGATGCCCGTCGCCCAGTTCGCTGAGTTCCTCGCGCAAGCGGTTTCCCGGCGTGGTCGCCCAGATTCGGAGTAA
- a CDS encoding cold-shock protein, which translates to MSNRQTGTVKWFNDEKGFGFITPQGGGDDLFVHFKAIESDGFKSLKEGQTVSFVAEKGQKGMQAAQVRAE; encoded by the coding sequence ATGTCTAATCGCCAAACCGGCACCGTTAAATGGTTCAACGATGAAAAAGGCTTCGGCTTCATCACTCCTCAAGGTGGCGGTGACGACCTGTTCGTACACTTCAAAGCTATCGAAAGCGACGGTTTCAAAAGCCTGAAAGAAGGCCAAACCGTTTCCTTCGTGGCTGAGAAAGGCCAAAAGGGTATGCAAGCTGCACAGGTTCGCGCAGAGTAA
- a CDS encoding I78 family peptidase inhibitor: MPWKLASFGTLLAAAVLAGCSTAGTSEPAKDTAAAEPVHTRCESKAAAFAVGQKASPQLLEQARTRAGAQNARILKPNDMITLEYRSDRLNLNTDDNLVITRVNCG, translated from the coding sequence ATGCCTTGGAAGCTCGCATCATTCGGTACCTTGTTGGCGGCAGCCGTCCTGGCGGGCTGCAGCACTGCGGGTACCTCTGAGCCGGCCAAAGACACGGCTGCGGCTGAGCCTGTTCATACACGCTGTGAATCGAAGGCTGCGGCGTTTGCAGTCGGCCAGAAAGCCTCGCCGCAATTGCTGGAGCAGGCCCGTACCCGTGCTGGTGCGCAGAATGCACGCATTCTCAAGCCCAACGATATGATCACCCTCGAATACCGCTCAGATCGCCTGAACCTCAATACCGATGACAACCTGGTGATCACCCGCGTCAATTGCGGCTGA
- a CDS encoding nucleoside hydrolase produces MQRRTPTLRHLFRSVLLLSVLTAASAQAAEKIDLIIDTDPGADDVVALLFAMASPEELNIRALTTVAGNVRLDKTSRNARLAREWAGREEIPVYAGAPKPLLRTPIYAENIHGKEGISGVTVHEPKKGLADGNAVDYLINTLSTAKPHSITIAMLGPQTNLALALTQAPEITQGIKEVVVMGGAHFNGGNITPVAEFNLFADPAAAEIVLKSGIKLTYLPLDVTHKILTSEARLKKIADLNNNASKVVGDILNEYVKGDMEHYGLKGGPVHDATVIGYLLKPELFSGRQVNMVVDSREGPTFGQTIVDWYDGLKHDKNVFWVENGDAQGFFDLLTERLARLK; encoded by the coding sequence ATGCAACGTAGAACCCCAACCCTGCGACACCTGTTTCGGAGTGTGCTGCTTTTGTCCGTGCTAACTGCTGCAAGCGCCCAGGCGGCGGAAAAAATCGACCTGATCATTGATACCGATCCGGGCGCCGACGACGTGGTGGCGTTGCTGTTTGCAATGGCCTCGCCAGAGGAGCTGAACATTCGTGCGTTGACCACGGTGGCCGGCAACGTGCGCCTGGACAAGACCTCGCGCAATGCGCGATTGGCTCGCGAGTGGGCAGGGCGTGAAGAGATTCCTGTGTATGCCGGTGCGCCGAAGCCGCTGCTGCGCACGCCGATCTATGCCGAGAATATTCACGGCAAGGAAGGCATTTCCGGTGTCACCGTACACGAACCGAAAAAAGGCCTGGCCGACGGCAATGCGGTCGACTACCTAATCAACACCCTGAGCACCGCCAAGCCCCATAGCATCACCATTGCCATGCTCGGCCCACAGACTAACCTGGCACTGGCGCTGACCCAGGCGCCGGAAATCACCCAGGGCATCAAGGAAGTGGTGGTCATGGGCGGCGCGCATTTCAATGGCGGCAACATTACGCCGGTGGCCGAGTTCAATCTGTTTGCCGATCCGGCCGCCGCTGAAATTGTCCTTAAAAGTGGCATCAAGCTGACCTACCTGCCGCTGGACGTGACCCACAAAATACTGACCAGTGAGGCGCGTCTGAAGAAGATCGCCGACCTGAACAACAACGCCAGCAAGGTGGTGGGCGATATTCTTAATGAATACGTCAAGGGCGATATGGAGCACTACGGTCTGAAGGGCGGCCCGGTGCATGACGCCACCGTAATCGGTTATCTGCTCAAGCCTGAGCTGTTCTCCGGGCGCCAGGTCAACATGGTGGTCGATAGCCGCGAAGGCCCAACGTTCGGCCAGACCATCGTCGACTGGTACGACGGCCTCAAGCACGACAAGAACGTGTTTTGGGTTGAAAACGGTGATGCCCAGGGCTTTTTCGACCTGCTCACTGAGCGCCTGGCGCGCCTGAAGTAA
- the rbsD gene encoding D-ribose pyranase produces the protein MKKTPLLNIALSRLIASLGHGDILVIGDAGLPVPPGVELIDLALTQGIPDFISTLRIVLTEMQVESHVLAEEILHKQPPALADLNALDPGDLGERRLLSHEAFKLLSHKARAVVRTGECQPYCNIALVSGVTF, from the coding sequence ATGAAAAAGACCCCATTGCTCAATATTGCCCTGTCGCGGTTGATCGCCTCCCTCGGCCATGGCGACATCCTGGTGATCGGCGATGCCGGCCTGCCGGTGCCGCCGGGTGTGGAGTTGATCGATCTGGCGCTGACCCAGGGCATTCCTGATTTCATTAGCACCCTGCGCATTGTGCTCACGGAGATGCAGGTTGAAAGCCACGTATTGGCCGAAGAAATCCTGCACAAGCAGCCGCCGGCGCTGGCTGATCTCAATGCGCTGGACCCGGGCGACCTGGGTGAGCGGCGCCTGCTCAGCCATGAAGCATTCAAACTGCTCAGTCACAAGGCGCGCGCGGTGGTGCGTACTGGCGAGTGTCAGCCCTACTGTAATATCGCGCTGGTGTCTGGCGTGACTTTCTAG